Genomic DNA from Roseburia intestinalis L1-82:
AGCGGAATATAGATACACAATATTATTACAGATTACTGCAGTCGAAAGATAAAGATGCTGTAGAGCATGAGATGCAGGAAAAGACGTTTGAGTATCAGCAGGACAAGTTAGAATTTATAAAAAATCCAGTTGTGGTAGAATTCTTAGGATTGACATTGGACGCTTCTTTTAATGAGACAAAATTAGAATCGAGCATTATCTCAAATTTGCAGAAATTTCTTATGGAAATGGGAAAAGGCTATGCGTTTGTTGCAAGACAACAGCATATTCACACTGAGAAACAGGATTATTTTATAGATTTGGTGTTCTATAATTATATTTTAAAATGTTTTGTATTGATTGATCTGAAAACAACCAGAATTACCCATCAGGATGTAGGGCAGATGGATATGTACATTCGCATGTATGATGAATTAAAAAAGTCACCGGATGACAACCCTACGTTAGGCATTGTTTTGTGTTCGGAAACAGATGAGGATATTGCAAGGTATTCTATATTGCATGGAAATGAACAGCTATTTGCCAGCAAATATAAATTATATCTGCCTACGGAAGAAGAACTGCGTGAAGAAATAGAAGCACAAAAGGCGGTTTTTTATTTACAGCAGAAAGAAACGGAAAAGCAAAACAAGGAGGAAAATCCTCTGCTCCTGCATGGGCAGTCGCATTTTGCTCCGCAAAACAAGGAGGGAAATCCTCTGCTCCTGCATGGGCAGTCGCATTTTGCTCCGCAAAACAAGGAGGATTAAAATGCTTCCACAAGCGTTTTTAAACAGAATGGAATCAATGCTCGGAAATGAATATCCGGCATTTTTAGAAAGTTATGACAAGGATAAATATCAGGCACTGCGGTTAAACAGTATCAAGGGAGATACTGCGCAGATGAAGGAAAAAGTACCTTTTTCCCTGCAGCCGGTAGCCTGGGCGAAAGATGGATTTTACTATGAAAAAGATGACACTCCGGGCAAGCATCCGCTTCATGAGGCGGGCGTGTATTATATCCAGGAGCCGAGTGCCATGGCGCCGGTTTCCTATCTGATGGAAGATTATGATGTGGTGCAAAAAGAAGCGGCAGACTGTCAGGAACGGATCTTAGATTTGTGCGCGGCTCCTGGCGGAAAAAGCACACAGATCGCGGCAAGAATGCATGAAATGTACACATCCGGGAAGTGGAAGGAGCAGGGACTTCTCATCTGCAATGAAATCCATCCGGCACGCGCGAAGATTTTATCGGAGAACGTGGAGCGGATGGGGATTGCAAATGCAATGGTCACGAACGAGTCGCCGCAGCGTTTAGCGGAGGTGTTCGAGGATTATTTTACCCGTATTCTGGTGGATGCGCCGTGTTCCGGGGAAGGCATGTTCCGCAAAAATGAAGCGGCATGTGAAGAGTGGAGCCCTGAAAATGTCAGCCTTTGTGCCGAAAGGCAGGATGGAATTTTAGACTGTGCGGCTTCAATGCTTGCACCGGGCGGCAGGATCGTGTATTCCACCTGTACGTTTGCCCCGGCAGAGAATGAGGGAAGCATGACACGCTTTCTGCTGCGGCACCCGGAGTTTCGTATCGTGGAAGTAAAAAAGGCAGATGGCATGTCGGCAGGAGTACCGGAATGGGCTTATTTCAGGGAAAAAATGGGACAGGTATTGCCTGAGATTGCACAGACGATCCGTCTCTGGCCACAGCATCTGAATGGAGAGGGCCACTATCTGGCTGTCCTTGAAAAAGAGGGAACACTAAGACAGGGTTATTGCCGGAATGGGGAAGAAAAAGGAATCCCTGCAAAAGATCTGAAAGTACCGGGCAAAGGAATCGTGGAATTTCTGGATTTTGCGAAAGATACATTAGATCCACAGACATTAGCCGGACTGGAGAAAAATGGTACATATGTGAAATTTGGAGATCAGCTTTACCTTGCACCGAAAGGTATGCCTTCTGTAAAAGGTCTTAAAGTCCTGCGACCGGGACTGCATCTTGGAACGGTAAAAAAGAACCGCATGGAGCCGTCACATGCGCTTGCACTGGCACTAAAAAAAGAACAGGTGCGCTATACGGCAGATCTGGCTTCGGACGGAGAGGTGATTCGTGGTTATTTAAATGGCGGAACTTTTTCTTATGAGGGAGAAAAGGGATGGTATCTGATCATGGCAGACGGATTTAGCAGCGGCTGGGGAAAACTGGCGGGTGGAATCATGAAAAACCACTATCCGAAAGGACTTCGAAAAATGTGGTAGTGTGAAAATGAGATTTTTGTCGGGGCAGAATGCCATTGTGCAGGGTGGAACGCTGATCGTACTGCTTATGGATCAAAAATCAATGAAATGGCATTATGGCGAGAAATATTAAATGTAATCATTACAATTACATCGGCTTTCTGATATGATTACTGCCAGAGAGAGGCGTTTAAGCAGTTTCAATAAAGAAAAAATAATGCAGAGATGTATATTCATTTACGGATACACATCTCTGCATTTTGTTTACGATTATAGCTATGCCTGCGCAGGATACAATCTATGATTCTGAACTTTGACTTGCAATTCTAAAAAGAATCCACTATCAGATTTTACCCATCAGGCACGTTCCTTCGCACCTGATTTTACTGTGAAAAATCCAAACTGCGCCGCAATCTTTTTCGCATAAGTCAGTGCAAAGAACAGGATAAAGCTGTCAATTGGCAGCATGATCACGTTTTTGATGACACGCGGACCAAGCAGTGCAATAAAGCCTTTTCCGTAAAGCATGGAGATCCAGAGCGTATTCAGACCGCAGTTGATGACTAGCTTTACAAAAAACTCGGCGATCACGATACGCTTGATTGAGACCGGACGGCGGTAGAGCAGGGTGCCGTAAATCAGACCGGAAAGCATGGCATTAAAGGTGAATCCAAAGAAAAATGGACCATCCGGCTTTAAGACATACTTTAAAAGATCGAGCGCACCGCCGAACAGGCATCCGACCGCCGGACCGAATAAAAATTCAACGATGCGGTTTGGCAGCCCGGAAAAGCCGATCTTGATGTAAGGACCGAGCTGGATGCTTGCGACCATACTTAAGACGATGGCGAGTGCAGCTAAGAGTCCGCAGAGCACGACCGTCTTTGTGTGGCACAGTTCCTGAAGTGATTGTTGATACAGTTCCTTTAATTTTTTCATAAAAAAAGCCTCCTTCCTTAGCAGTTTCCTAAAACCACATAGAGGAGACATAAATACCTTTATGCAGCAGCGGGATGCGAATTCTGTACCGCAAACAAAAGCAGCGCTTTTGTTTTTCGTCCGTGTGACAACTCCCTGTTCACATGGCACTTAACGCACAGAGTTCTACTCTGCTAATATGAAATATTAGTTTTGACAAGTTTTGTTATAGCATACTGATAAGGCTTTGTAAAGAAGAACTTATATTTTGTGATGTATTTTTAAATATTTCTGATAAAACAGATTCCTGTAAAGGCTGATGACGGATCAGGATTTCAGTGTTAGAATAAAAGGTATCATGGGCGTAAGCAAACGGCGAATTGGCTCATGTGACGATTTTGCACATGATATGAATGAAAATAATGTGGGAGGAAGCATATGAAGCTGACCGGTATCCATATAAAAAATTTTAAAGCGATCCACGAGATGAAAATCGACAGTATCGAAAATGCATTGATTCTGGTAGGACAGAACAATACAGGAAAGACAACGATCTTAGAGGCGATCCGTGCGGCTTTTGGAGATTATCATATTTCTGCGGAAGATTTTGACGGTGACTGTGCCAACATTGAGATGGATCTGTCATTAGAATTTTCCATTGAAGATTTAAAATGGCTGCATCAGAACGGCATAGTCAGCCAGTATAAAAGATATGAGACGTGGCTTGAGGATTTCTGTAAAAAGCTGCCATCATTTTCCGTGAACGAAGGAGAGTCAGGCGGTGTACTGCAGTTTACCTTTATCGCACACCGGGATGGCTGGGTGCGCTATCAGGATGGGGAGCACAAAAATAATTCCTGTATCCCACAGGTGTTTCCGAAGATCTACTATCTGGATGCGGAGCGTGATCTAAACCAGCTGCAGGGCGACCTTTTAATGCTGCAGGAGGATGAACTGTTAAAACGAATGCGTGCGGACACCTGTATGTTCAATCAGG
This window encodes:
- a CDS encoding PDDEXK nuclease domain-containing protein, whose protein sequence is MNDALKIENNDIMNKFQKTENILNDVQNIIEVSQKEAYRAVNTILSQRNWLIGYRIAEEELAGEDRAEYGVEIIKKLSKELTDKYGKGYDRSNLYHCVRFYKAFPEIVDTLCRQSNIRLSWSHYRTLLQVHDKTARDWYEKEAYEQTWSVRTLQRNIDTQYYYRLLQSKDKDAVEHEMQEKTFEYQQDKLEFIKNPVVVEFLGLTLDASFNETKLESSIISNLQKFLMEMGKGYAFVARQQHIHTEKQDYFIDLVFYNYILKCFVLIDLKTTRITHQDVGQMDMYIRMYDELKKSPDDNPTLGIVLCSETDEDIARYSILHGNEQLFASKYKLYLPTEEELREEIEAQKAVFYLQQKETEKQNKEENPLLLHGQSHFAPQNKEGNPLLLHGQSHFAPQNKED
- a CDS encoding RsmF rRNA methyltransferase first C-terminal domain-containing protein; translated protein: MLPQAFLNRMESMLGNEYPAFLESYDKDKYQALRLNSIKGDTAQMKEKVPFSLQPVAWAKDGFYYEKDDTPGKHPLHEAGVYYIQEPSAMAPVSYLMEDYDVVQKEAADCQERILDLCAAPGGKSTQIAARMHEMYTSGKWKEQGLLICNEIHPARAKILSENVERMGIANAMVTNESPQRLAEVFEDYFTRILVDAPCSGEGMFRKNEAACEEWSPENVSLCAERQDGILDCAASMLAPGGRIVYSTCTFAPAENEGSMTRFLLRHPEFRIVEVKKADGMSAGVPEWAYFREKMGQVLPEIAQTIRLWPQHLNGEGHYLAVLEKEGTLRQGYCRNGEEKGIPAKDLKVPGKGIVEFLDFAKDTLDPQTLAGLEKNGTYVKFGDQLYLAPKGMPSVKGLKVLRPGLHLGTVKKNRMEPSHALALALKKEQVRYTADLASDGEVIRGYLNGGTFSYEGEKGWYLIMADGFSSGWGKLAGGIMKNHYPKGLRKMW
- a CDS encoding folate family ECF transporter S component, which codes for MKKLKELYQQSLQELCHTKTVVLCGLLAALAIVLSMVASIQLGPYIKIGFSGLPNRIVEFLFGPAVGCLFGGALDLLKYVLKPDGPFFFGFTFNAMLSGLIYGTLLYRRPVSIKRIVIAEFFVKLVINCGLNTLWISMLYGKGFIALLGPRVIKNVIMLPIDSFILFFALTYAKKIAAQFGFFTVKSGAKERA